The sequence below is a genomic window from Methylophilus sp. DW102.
CTCAGCATTAAAGCCTCTACGCTTGAGGCCCTCGGCATTAATCCCATGCGGCTGCGCGTCATACCCCGCTGCCGTCACATAGGGCGGAATATCCTTGAACACCACAGACCCAACCGCAGTAATAATATGCTCACCGATCTGGCAATATTGGTGGATTAAGGTAAAGCCGCCAAGAATGGCATGATCATAAATAGTGACATGCCCTGCCAGCGAGGAGTTATTCGCCATGATGGTATGGTTGCCAACGATGCAATCATGGGCAATATGTACATAAGCCATAATCCAGTTATGGCTGCCGATTTTGGTCGTGCCTTTGTCCTGAACCGTGCCACGATTAAAGGTACAAAACTCACGGATGACATTGTGATCACCGATTTCAAGCAGCGTAGGCTCATCCTTGAATTTTTTGTCTTGTGGCTTTGCCCCTAGCGATGAGAATTGAAAAATCTCGTTATGCTTACCAATGGTGGTGGGGCCTTCAATCACCACATGTGAGGCGATTTTGGTACCCGCATCAATACGGACACCCGCACCTATGGTACTATACGCGCCCACTTCGACCGAGCTATCCAGCTCGGCTTTGGGATCAATAATTGCGGTAGGATGAATCAAACTTTGCATGTTTCGCCTGCTACGCCCTCATGAGCGCAGTATCATATCGTTATTTTTCAATGGCTTTCAGGATACACATCATGTTGGCCTCGGCCACCACTTCGTCTCCTACTTTGGCCACGGCGACATATTTCCAGATACCCTTCAGGATACGGTCAATTTTGACATTGAGCACGATCTGATCACCTGGGGACACCGGCTTTTTAAAGCGCACATTGTCTATGCCAGCAAAATAATATACGGAGTCATTGGTCGGCTTGGTACCCATCGTTTTAAATGACAGGATGGCTGCCGCCTGTGCCATGGCCTCAACAATCAACACGCCCGGCATCACAGGGTGGTATGGAAAATGGCCTGGAAAATAAGGCTCGTTGACCGAAACGTTTTTGACGGCGGTGATCTCTTTACCCAACTCCATAGACAGTACGCGGTCAACCAGCACAAACGGATAACGGTGCGGTAAATGTTCTAGTATCTCATGAATATCCATGCTATTCATTGGGTTCTCAGCCATAGTCTCTCTCAATCTTTTGAATGTCTCTGTATATTGCTAATTGCTTGCTCAAGCTGCTTTAGCTTGAGCTGATATTGTTCCAGATGCCGGATATTGGCCGCGGTCCGCAACCAGTCTGCATGTTTTTGGAATGGCATGAGCGCCGTATAAGTGCCTGCCTGCTGGATAGAGCGCATAATCATGGAACCAGGCGAGATGGTGACACCATCTGCAATCTGCAGATGGCCCAAAATCATGGCCGCGCCACCGATTTTGCAATGTTCACCGATCACTGCACTTCCTGCGATGCCCACGCAGCCAGCAATCACCGTATGCGCGCCAATGCGGACATTATGGGCGACCTGTATTAAATTGTCCAACTTCACACCGTCTGCAATGACCGTGTCATCCAAAGCACCGCGATCGACTGTGGTATTTGCACCGATATCCACGTGATTTCCGATCACTACCCGGCCTATCTGCGGTATTTTAACCCATTCGCCCTGCGCTTCTGCGTAACCAAAGCCATCATTTCCAATAATACAGCCAGAAAACAAATGGCAATGGCTGCCAATCTGGCTGCCATGTTTGACCACCACACGCGGTTCCAGTACGGTATGCGCACCAATGCTTACATCGTCTTCGATCACGCAACCGGCACCAATTCTGACCCCTTCGCCCAGAACAACGCGGTCCCCAATATAGACCTGCGCCTCAACGGTTAACTCGGACCCATGCTGTACTCCTTTCCCAAGCACGGCGGTTGCATGAATCTGGTTTTGGTAAGTACGCGGCGGATTCAATAGCGCGGACAGCCTTGCGAAGTAGACATAAGGATTATCCGTCAGAATACACGGCAGTGCCGTTAAATGCTGATGCTCAGGCCGTAAAATGATGGCAGATGCCTGGGTGGCCTGTAAGGATTGTGTGTATTTGGTATCGTTAAAAAAAGCAATGCTGCCTGGCTGCGCCTGCGACAAGGAAGCCATGCGAGACACGGTCAGAGCGCTCGCATGTTGTGACTGCTCGCCTAGCCATAGCTCACCGCCCAGAGACGCAACAATCTCTTGTAATGTATAGTGTTGCGCCATAAAAAACAACCCTAGAAAACAACTTTAGAAAAATAACTCGAAAACAACATGACTGAGCAGCGGAGAGCCCAAAGCCAGGCAAAATCTCTATTTTTTACCTAGCAATTTCAGCACTTTATCCGTGATATCAATACGCTTGCTGGCATAAGCAACTCCACTGTAGGCGACTAGATCATAGCCTTCGTTCTCAGCCACGGTCTGAACCGCTTTATTGATGCGTTCTTGCAACAAGGCCAGCTCTTCATTTTTGCGCAAATTAATATCTTCACGCAATTCACGCTGCTTGCTCTGAAATTCAAGGCGTGAATTGTTCAATTGACGCTCTTTCAGGCGGCGATCTGACTCAGTCAGGTTTGAACGATCATGATCGAGCTGCGTTTCCAACTCACGAATCTGTTTTTGCAGCTTATCAAGCTCGAGTGAGCGCGGACTAAACTCTTTTTCAAGCTTTTTACCCGTCTCGGCGGTTTGCGGTGCCTCTTGCAGAAGCTTGTCCACCTGTACATACCCGACTTTGTAATAATCGGCGGCTTGTGCATGAGCACAACACAATACAATCGCTAGCACGCTAAACCAGATGCTTCTCATGAGAGTCCTCCTTTCCGCGCCAGCATGATGAGTGATTTGACACTGCATGCGTTAGAACTGCTGTCCAAACTGGAATTGCAGCACTTGTGTGTTGTCATAACTTTTACTATTCAAAGGCTTGGCCAGTACCAATTTCAACGGTCCAAATGGCGACACCCAGGTCA
It includes:
- the fabZ gene encoding 3-hydroxyacyl-ACP dehydratase FabZ, translating into MAENPMNSMDIHEILEHLPHRYPFVLVDRVLSMELGKEITAVKNVSVNEPYFPGHFPYHPVMPGVLIVEAMAQAAAILSFKTMGTKPTNDSVYYFAGIDNVRFKKPVSPGDQIVLNVKIDRILKGIWKYVAVAKVGDEVVAEANMMCILKAIEK
- the lpxD gene encoding UDP-3-O-(3-hydroxymyristoyl)glucosamine N-acyltransferase; its protein translation is MAQHYTLQEIVASLGGELWLGEQSQHASALTVSRMASLSQAQPGSIAFFNDTKYTQSLQATQASAIILRPEHQHLTALPCILTDNPYVYFARLSALLNPPRTYQNQIHATAVLGKGVQHGSELTVEAQVYIGDRVVLGEGVRIGAGCVIEDDVSIGAHTVLEPRVVVKHGSQIGSHCHLFSGCIIGNDGFGYAEAQGEWVKIPQIGRVVIGNHVDIGANTTVDRGALDDTVIADGVKLDNLIQVAHNVRIGAHTVIAGCVGIAGSAVIGEHCKIGGAAMILGHLQIADGVTISPGSMIMRSIQQAGTYTALMPFQKHADWLRTAANIRHLEQYQLKLKQLEQAISNIQRHSKD
- a CDS encoding OmpH family outer membrane protein, with the protein product MRSIWFSVLAIVLCCAHAQAADYYKVGYVQVDKLLQEAPQTAETGKKLEKEFSPRSLELDKLQKQIRELETQLDHDRSNLTESDRRLKERQLNNSRLEFQSKQRELREDINLRKNEELALLQERINKAVQTVAENEGYDLVAYSGVAYASKRIDITDKVLKLLGKK
- the lpxA gene encoding acyl-ACP--UDP-N-acetylglucosamine O-acyltransferase, producing MQSLIHPTAIIDPKAELDSSVEVGAYSTIGAGVRIDAGTKIASHVVIEGPTTIGKHNEIFQFSSLGAKPQDKKFKDEPTLLEIGDHNVIREFCTFNRGTVQDKGTTKIGSHNWIMAYVHIAHDCIVGNHTIMANNSSLAGHVTIYDHAILGGFTLIHQYCQIGEHIITAVGSVVFKDIPPYVTAAGYDAQPHGINAEGLKRRGFNAETIQQIKRAYKVLYRQGLSLEEAKAALADMETSCPEIGLMTRFLAQTTRGIVR